A segment of the Corylus avellana chromosome ca2, CavTom2PMs-1.0 genome:
ATCAGGAAGAGAAAGCTATTTTCAACATGTAGAGGAATGATTGGTGGATGAAGATCTTTCTTGTAAATACCTCTTTCGTCTTGTTGTATGTGTTTTCCCTGCTGGCATCACCAGATGAACAGTGTGACTTCACTTCCCTCTTGTCGGGGCCTCAAGTTAATCAGTTGAAGTTTAACTGTAACTGGATTTTTCGGTGCATCTAACCCGAAAGTGATATGCTTATTATTACGTAGTCCCTAATTTTCCTTGTCCATTAGCTGCCTTTTCCTCCTCTTAGTGCAAGTTCGGACGATCAGATGACTGGAGATGGTAATGGATTCTGGtttcttgaaaatataaatGGTTGTTGATTGTGTTGGAGAGCTTACAAAGACTCCCGGTTTCCCGCCGAGCATTGTCACAGATGAACTATGCTGTTGTTGATGGCTCAAGTGTTGGCCTCAATGACTATGGCTAGATTGTTCTTTCAAAGGCAAAACTAGGGTTTCTCACGTCTATCTGACTTGGTTTGCCTTGGGTGTGGCCATTTTCTGCTATGACTTTGCCAGGAATGATCCCTTACCACTCAAATGATCATGATTTGCTTGTGCATATTTAGCAAATTAAACACCCCAATCAAATGATCATATGTTTTTACGGCGTTTGGACAGTTCGAACATCTGCTCAGACAAGTGGACAACTATAACTATTGTAATAAACCTAATATGTAGCTAATAAACTCGTATAAACGTACAAAGTCCAGAGACTCAAAAATTGCCTATACAAACTCACTATGGCCTATGGATGGGTAACAAATGTATGGgtgtttcttttttatctttttttaaaaaaaaaaacttagaatcctaaaattttgtgaaaacaaaaatttccagCTATTATTACTACGAATAGAAAGTAGGAGAAACCCGGCCTATGAGTCTGTCCTGAGAAAATAACTCCACGGATGCCTTTTGGCCTGCAGAAATTGGAATCCTTAAAGCATTTGTCGGCAATAATCACATTTGCTGCCTCAGTGAGATGATGATCATCCCAAAATAGATTTGTTCGTCTATTTGGGCATACATCTACTCCCGGCATGCATAAGCCTATTCCATCTCTTCCCACTTCACAACAAAGTGTTCCTAATATCTGTAAATCCTGTAGATAGACCCACCAAAAATGTGTTAGAGTAGTCAATCAATTAACTAAGAGAGAATAACACAAtttcattatattaattaaatgattgatttataatttttttatcggTTTAAGTTTTCAGGACAATTGATGATGAAAAATGTTATACACACTCCCTTGATGTGTCATCAAAAGTCATAATTGATCCAAGTGATCAATctaaaatctaatagtgatttttagtGTTACGTTAAGTAGTATGTACTTGGAAGTGTGAGAGTAAGAgtatgtgtagcatttttcattagGGATTTAACATCTTATCATAGTAGAATCTAGAGTTCGAaccttaatttcataatttatcCTTATTTTAGATAAAGATTTCACGTGTTAAGTCTCACTTGTTAAGAAAGAGACCTAACAACTTATGCCCCGTATGTTTcagcgtaaaatattttatagaatttttttttcttattttaatgtCTGGCACAACGTAAAATATTGGTCTACCTGAAAATATTTGCAGTAGACcaaggaaaaaatataacattcacaagacgtaaaatgatttacgcTTCTCATATGCGTAAATCATTTTCCACCGCTTTCAACATGCGTCAACCCCTTAATTCAAGGTtgcaaacaaataacaaaaaataataactttttcCCAACGTAAAATAGTTTGCGCCAAAACAAAGAGGGTCGTAGTCAAATAATTTAAACTATATATTAACTGCAAGCCTTTGACACAACTTGTAACGTACacaaaaagaggaagaaaaattattCTAGTTGAATTACCAAGTggtataattaataataatatgttgGTGAGACAAAGTAAATGCAATATATATTACCATATGATGATGGCATATCTATCATGTCTCTGATAAGCCCGTACATCTCCGCAATAAGTATTGTTGCGTCTTTAAGTTTCGACCTCAATGCTTCAATCTTTATGTGGAGATTCCTGTTGAAAATCATTACCATTTCGTTTATGTCTTCTGCACATTTTGTCTGTGGTTCGAAAACTTTCAGTGATGCCGGATAACAGCCGATAGGGCCTATTTCAAACACTACAATCCTCCTGGCTCCCAGTTTATACAAATCCTGCATGCAATATTAATTGCACCAAAAGTAGAACAACAACgttaaattaattagttttttcctctcttttttatttatttataaaatattaatgatGATGACGTACCTTCGATTGATACGCTAATTTCATCGCAAGGAGAGTGCCAAATTCTtcatttgtatattttttaCTAGTGTTGTAATAAACTtgaagaaaattgatttcataGTCACTGGCGCCGATGAAAACTAGGAAGATACACTCCGACAAGTATTTTGGGAGCTCTGTGCTGTTGATGTGTCTTCTCAAGTTTTCGTGAACTGTCTTGTTAAACATGACAATTTGTTTCTCCATGCTCCAATTTTCTCCCTTTAAAAACAGAGTCAATGTTGGATCTTAGATCTTAGGATTTTGGCtctaaaatcaaattaaattaccaattatctcacaagcttaaattaattatttaatcattacttttaaCATTTACTGGTCCATGCCCAGTTTCGTGAAGAATGCCGGCGGAAGCAGATGCATAGCTGAAACCAGATGTGACTACTTCATCTAGGGACTTGTAAGCCCCATAAGTAAGCGTAGTTGGTAGCTGAAGATCATGCCCTGCACAAATGAAAACATGTTTCTTCAACTTCAAGCAATAGCCAAAgaacacaacaaaaaattgtctttttcttttattcatggCAAAATGGGTTCATTCGAATCGTTATTTAAGGCCcttaacaagtggtatcagagtcatATTATAAGTCATTGAACAAATGAGTAGAGCTATCATCGAATCATGTCAGAGTGGCTAGGAATTTGGATTCAAGGGTTAGCTTACCAATGAAATCTGTAATGACGGCGCCATTACTGAACCTGCCGGTGGCACCAATGGTGAAATCTATGCCAAAAGGCTTATACGTTGCGGTCATTAACGTATCTAGATTTGTATTGAGGCCAGTATCAACTTGGGAGTCTCCGAAGACGTATAAACCCGGCACCAACGGCGCCGGGAGAACTATATTCTCCGTAGCGATCTGATGATCATGATGATG
Coding sequences within it:
- the LOC132168502 gene encoding GDSL esterase/lipase 7-like, with the translated sequence MGAILAVQLCQELGLQRFQLEGDAKNVIEAVTSKNPDDSSRGQLIVDIRSYLRPILAWEMRYVRRDGNKVAHALARMAIKDTIFGSVKPDADHHHDHQIATENIVLPAPLVPGLYVFGDSQVDTGLNTNLDTLMTATYKPFGIDFTIGATGRFSNGAVITDFIGHDLQLPTTLTYGAYKSLDEVVTSGFSYASASAGILHETGHGPGENWSMEKQIVMFNKTVHENLRRHINSTELPKYLSECIFLVFIGASDYEINFLQVYYNTSKKYTNEEFGTLLAMKLAYQSKDLYKLGARRIVVFEIGPIGCYPASLKVFEPQTKCAEDINEMVMIFNRNLHIKIEALRSKLKDATILIAEMYGLIRDMIDMPSSYGFTDIRNTLL